Proteins from one Setaria italica strain Yugu1 chromosome V, Setaria_italica_v2.0, whole genome shotgun sequence genomic window:
- the LOC101766527 gene encoding receptor-like serine/threonine-protein kinase SD1-8: protein MTDATRGTDSVGAPPAAARRPRRTMASPQPRLLCVLLCLLSHLAAGHAIARDTITPGSPLAANETLVSGGDGNFAMGFFTPPGANSTYLGVWYNKVSLRTVVWVANREAPIAGTVEDNPGATLSVSAGGTLAVAAGNRTVVWSVQPAVRLASPTARILDNGNLVLANGVGGAVAWEGFDYPTDTLLPEMKLGIDYVKRKNRTLTSWKSPSDPSPGPVAMVMDTNGDPQVFIWNGGEKVWRSGPWDGFQFTGVPDTATYSGFTFSFINNAQEVTYSFQVHNASIISHLGVVSTGNYGLLQRSTWVEAARTWNLYWYAPKDQCDAVSPCGPNGVCDTNNLPVCSCLHGFTPKTPSAWALRDGRDGCVRSTPLDCRNGTDRFLTVRHAKVPDTERSVVDMSLTLDQCRLACLRNCSCTAYASANVSGGGRGAGAGNGCVMWTTGLTDLRVYPDFGQDLFVRLAAADLEESASKSRKARIIIAVGASVAALVFLLAVAGLLIWSRRKRLRRTAGSSKWSGSRSTGRRYEGSSHDDDLELPIFDLGTIAAATDGFSINNKLGEGGFGPVYKGKLEDGMEIAVKTLSKTSAQGLDEFKNEVLLIAKLQHRNLVRLLGCSISGQERMLVYEYMANKSLDYFLFEKANVVLDWQVRYRIIEGITRGLLYLHQDSRYRIIHRDLKAANVLLDKEMTPKISDFGMARIFGNEETEINTRKVVGTYGYMSPEYAMDGIFSVKSDVFSYGVLLLEIVSGRRNRGAYSCSNNQSLLGHAWSLWNEEKSIELADEKMEGSFNPDEVLKCVRVGLLCVQENPDDRPLMCQVLLMLASPDAASLPTPKQPGFAARRVLMETDTSSTKDCSVFDSATITMLEGR from the exons ATGACAGACGCCACTCGCGGCACTGACTCGGTGGGCGCGCCACCGGCTGCGGCCCGTCGCCCGCGCCGAACAATGGCGTCCCCTCAACCTCGGCTCCTCTGCGTCCTGCTCTGCCTCCTCAGCCACCTCGCGGCCGGCCACGCCATCGCCAGGGACACCATCACGCCGGGCAGCCCGCTGGCGGCCAACGAGACGCTGGTgtcgggcggcgacggcaactTCGCGATGGGCTTCTTCACCCCGCCGGGCGCCAACAGCACCTACCTCGGCGTGTGGTACAACAAGGTCTCGCTCCGCACCGTGGTGTGGGTGGCCAACCGCGAGGCCCCGATCGCGGGCACCGTCGAGGACAACCCGGGCGCCACGCTCTCCGTCTCCGCCGGCGGcacgctcgccgtcgccgcggggAACAGGACCGTCGTGTGGTCGGTCCAGCCGGCGGTGAGGCTGGCGAGCCCGACCGCGCGGATCCTCGACAACGGCAACCTGGTGCTGGCcaacggcgtcggcggcgccgtggcgtGGGAGGGGTTCGACTACCCGACGGACACGCTGCTCCCGGAGATGAAGCTGGGGATCGACTACGTGAAGCGGAAGAACCGGACGCTGACGTCGTGGAAGAGCCCCTCGGACCCCTCCCCGGGCCCCGTCGCCATGGTCATGGACACCAACGGCGACCCCCAGGTGTTCATCTGGAACGGCGGCGAGAAAGTCTGGCGCTCCGGCCCATGGGACGGCTTCCAGTTCACCGGCGTCCCCGACACCGCCACCTACTCGGGCTTTACCttcagcttcatcaacaacgcGCAGGAAGTCACCTACAGCTTCCAG GTGCACAACGCGTCGATCATCTCGCATTTGGGCGTGGTGAGCACGGGGAACTACGGGCTGCTGCAGCGGTCGACgtgggtggaggcggcgaggacGTGGAACCTCTACTGGTACGCGCCCAAGGACCAGTGCGACGCGGTGTCGCCGTGCGGGCCCAACGGGGTGTGCGACACCAACAACCTGCCCGTCTGCTCCTGCCTCCACGGCTTCACCCCCAAGACCCCCTCGGCCTGGGCGCTCCGCGACGGCCGCGACGGGTGCGTGCGCTCGACGCCGCTGGACTGCCGCAACGGCACCGACAGGTTCCTCACGGTGCGCCACGCCAAGGTGCCCGACACGGAGCGCAGCGTGGTGGACATGTCCCTGACGCTGGACCAGTGCCGCCTGGCCTGCCTCCGGAACTGCTCCTGCACGGCGTACGCCAGCGCCAAcgtcagcggcggcgggcgcggcgccggcgccggcaacgGCTGCGTCATGTGGACCACGGGCCTCACCGACCTGCGCGTGTACCCTGACTTCGGTCAGGACCTCTtcgtccgcctcgccgccgccgatctcg AAGAATCAGCAAGCAAATCAAGGAAGGCACGCATTATAATCGCGGTTGGCGCCAGCGTCGCGGCACTGGTGTTCCTCCTAGCAGTTGCTGGTCTCCTCATTTGGTCCAGAAGGAAAAGGCTAAGAAGAACAGCAG GGTCCAGTAAATGGAGCGGTTCGCGCAGCACTGGCCGTCGCTACGAGGGGAGCAGCCACGATGATGACCTGGAACTGCCAATATTTGATCTTGGCACGATTGCTGCTGCTACTGACGGTTTCTCAATCAACAATAAGCTCGGTGAGGGTGGCTTTGGACCAGTATACAAG GGTAAACTCGAGGACGGAATGGAAATTGCAGTGAAAACACTTTCTAAAACATCTGCACAAGGACTTGATGAGTTCAAGAACGAGGTTCTGCTGATAGCCAAACTCCAGCACCGGAATCTTGTTCGGCTTCTTGGATGTAGCATTAGTGGGCAAGAAAGGATGCTTGTTTATGAGTACATGGCCAACAAGAGCCTGGACTATTTCCTATTTG AAAAGGCCAATGTTGTACTTGATTGGCAAGTGCGGTATCGTATCATAGAAGGCATTACTCGAGGTTTACTGTACCTCCACCAGGACTCGAGATACAGAATCATCCATAGAGATCTGAAGGCAGCTAATGTTCTTCTAGACAAGGAGATGACTCCCAAAATTTCAGACTTCGGCATGGCAAGAATATTTGGCAATGAAGAGACAGAAATCAATACTCGAAAGGTGGTTGGAACATA TGGTTACATGTCTCCGGAGTATGCAATGGACGGAATCTTCTCAGTTAAGTCAGATGTATTCAGTTATGGAGTATTATTGCTGGAAATTGTTAGTGGTAGGAGAAACAGAGGAGCATATTCGTGTTCGAACAACCAAAGCCTTCTAGGCCAT GCATGGAGCTTATGGAACGAGGAGAAGAGCATAGAGTTAGCAGATGAAAAAATGGAAGGATCATTCAACCCGGATGAAGTGCTCAAGTGCGTCAGAGTTGGACTTCTGTGCGTGCAAGAGAACCCAGATGACCGTCCACTCATGTGTCAGGTGCTTCTGATGTTAGCTAGCCCTGACGCTGCCTCACTGCCAACCCCTAAGCAGCCTGGCTTTGCAGCTAGGAGAGTTCTAATGGAAACAGACACATCATCAACAAAGGACTGCAGCGTATTTGACAGTGCAACGATTACCATGCTTGAAGGTCGATAA